The following are encoded together in the Salvelinus alpinus chromosome 37, SLU_Salpinus.1, whole genome shotgun sequence genome:
- the LOC139566105 gene encoding kelch-like protein 42: MSSEQIIVIVMDDKTYNVNKGKLIEKSDYFRALYSSGMRESREDSVQLQGLSVPGLELVLEFINTSKVKVVNETLEDLIETASFLQVTSILKLLSSEIRQENCVELYSLSEVYGTHDLRNACLRYMSCHYHPMLRRPEFSDLPAALRNQVREMRMKGTATLVAIGLFTCLALDLPDQDEPWSMLRYGEVEQRWKPLANNLPSDMVNVRGYGSAMLDNYLFIVGGYRMTSQEISAAHCYNPCRNEWNQVAPLNQKRSNFKLLAVRGKLYAVGGQCQGTVECYSPEQDWWTCVSSLPDPLAEFSACECQGMIYVMGGYTARDRNTSVLRYCPTSDSWTVFRSCSAHVRKQQMLSVEDTIYLVGGYTHELEPGPGRRASQTEDMLTVQSYNVTTGEWLHLKDNTSKSGLNLTCTLHNDGVYIMSRDVSLPTSLEHRVFLKYNIFSDAWEAFRRFPALGQNMLLCSLYLPNVL; this comes from the exons ATGTCATCCGAACAAATAATCGTAATTGTCATGGATGACAAAACGTACAACGTCAACAAAGGCAAGTTGATAGAAAAAAGTGACTACTTCCGTGCACTGTACAGCTCTGGGATGCGCGAGTCCAGAGAGGATTCAGTGCAACTGCAGGGGCTGAGTGTGCCAGGGCTCGAGCTGGTCCTGGAGTTTATCAACACCTCCAAAGTGAAAGTAGTCAACGAGACCCTGGAAGACCTGATTGAGACTGCATCTTTTTTGCAAGTCACCTCTATCCTAAAACTCCTTTCGTCTGAAATTCGACAAGAGAATTGTGTGGAACTATACAGCCTATCTGAGGTATATGGAACTCATGATCTACGCAACGCTTGTCTCAGATATATGAGCTGTCACTACCACCCGATGCTGCGGAGACCAGAGTTCAGCGACTTACCAGCTGCCCTGCGCAACCAGGTTAGAGAGATGCGTATGAAAGGCACGGCCACTCTGGTGGCTATCGGACTCTTCACCTGTCTGGCTCTGGACCTACCAGACCAGGACGAGCCCTGGTCAATGCTGAGATATGGGGAAGTGGAGCAGCGCTGGAAGCCGCTCGCTAACAACCTGCCCTCTGACATGGTCAATGTGAGAGGCTACGGCTCAGCCATGTTGGACAACTACCTGTTCATTGTCGGTGGGTACAGAATGACCAGCCAGGAGATCTCAGCGGCACACTGCTACAACCCCTGTAGAAATGAATGGAACCAGGTAGCCCCCCTGAACCagaagag GTCCAACTTCAAGCTGCTGGCGGTACGAGGGAAGCTGTATGCAGTGGGAGGCCAGTGTCAGGGCACTGTGGAGTGCTACAGCCCTGAGCAGGACTGGTGGACCTGTGTGTCGTCACTACCCGACCCCCTGGCAGAGTTCTCTGCCTGCGAGTGCCAGGGCATGATCTACGTCATGGGAGGATATACTGCCAGAG ACAGGAATACCAGCGTACTCCGCTACTGCCCCACCTCTGACAGTTGGACAGTGTTCCGCTCCTGCTCGGCCCACGTGCGTAAGCAGCAGATGCTCTCGGTGGAAGATACCATCTACCTGGTGGGGGGGTACACCCACGAGCTGGAGCCGGGTCCGGGGCGACGGGCCAGCCAGACGGAGGACATGCTGACGGTGCAGTCTTACAACGTGACCACCGGGGAGTGGCTCCACCTGAAGGACAACACCTCCAAGTCGGGCCTGAACCTCACGTGCACGCTGCACAACGACGGCGTCTATATTATGTCGCGCGACGTCAGCCTGCCCACCAGCCTGGAGCACCGCGTATTCCTCAAGTACAACATCTTTTCAGACGCCTGGGAGGCCTTCAGACGCTTCCCCGCGCTGGGCCAGAATATGCTACTCTGCTCCCTCTATCTGCCCAACGTTCTATGA